A DNA window from Polyodon spathula isolate WHYD16114869_AA chromosome 36, ASM1765450v1, whole genome shotgun sequence contains the following coding sequences:
- the pafah1b2 gene encoding platelet-activating factor acetylhydrolase IB subunit beta, with amino-acid sequence MSVGDSNPAAVPKPVQDVQGDDRWMSQHARFVLECKDKEPDVLFVGDSMVQLLHQYEVWQELFSPLHALNFGIGGDTTSHVLWRLQNGELENIKPKVVVLWVGTNNHEHTVEQIAGGIQAIVHLINTRQPQAKVVVLGLLPRGERPNPLREKNSEVNGVLRSSLPRLGSVQFLDVGSGFVQSDGTISTHDMFDFLHLTPAGYAAIAKPLHDLLLQLLEETPEESRPILA; translated from the exons ATGAGTGTGGGAGACTCAAATCCGGCCGCAGTGCCCAAGCCAGTGCAGGACGTGCAGGGGGACGACCGCTGGATGTCACAG CACGCCCGCTTCGTTCTCGAGTGCAAAGACAAGGAGCCCGATGTTCTGTTTGTGGGGGACTCCATGGTGCAGCTGCTACACCAGTACGAG GTCTGGCAGGAGCTCTTCTCTCCGCTCCACGCGCTCAACTTCGGGATCGGAGGCGACACCACGAGCCACGTGCTGTGGAGGCTGCAGAACGGAGAGCTGGAGAACATCAAACCCAAG GTGGTGGTACTCTGGGTAGGAACCAATAATCATGAGCACACAGTGGAGCAGATTGCCGGGGGGATCCAGGCCATCGTACACCTGATCAACACACGCCAGCCGCAAGCGAAAGTGGTCGTGCTG GGGCTGCTGCCCCGCGGGGAGCGGCCGAACCCCCTGAGAGAGAAGAACTCGGAGGTGAACGGTGTGCTGCGCTCCTCCCTGCCGCGCCTGGGCAGCGTGCAGTTCCTGGACGTGGGCTCCGGGTTCGTGCAGTCCGACGGCACGATCTCCACCCACGACATGTTCGACTTCCTGCACCTCACCCCCGCAGGCTACGCCGCCATCGCCAAGCCCCTGCACGACCTGCTTCTGCAGTTATTGGAAGAGACCCCCGAGGAGAGCCGGCCCATCCTCGCCTGA